In one window of Arachis ipaensis cultivar K30076 chromosome B06, Araip1.1, whole genome shotgun sequence DNA:
- the LOC107648549 gene encoding uncharacterized protein LOC107648549 — MENYNRSRSYGNNNGQVVVHMESYYGAPPPTMPHDDHDLRSYSSVSYAQSKSHQRGIKLKKGKSVSTKSWGFGSDPEFQRKKRVASYKMYSVEGKVKGSFRKSFRWLKYKYTQVLYGW, encoded by the coding sequence ATGGAAAATTACAACAGATCAAGGTCCTATGGAAATAATAATGGGCAAGTAGTGGTGCATATGGAGAGCTACTATGGTGCACCACCACCAACTATGCCTCATGATGATCATGATCTAAGGTCCTATAGTAGTGTTTCATATGCACAAAGTAAAAGTCATCAAAGGGGTATTAAGTTGAAGAAAGGGAAAAGTGTTTCAACAAAGTCATGGGGTTTTGGAAGTGATCCTGAGTTTCAAAGGAAGAAGAGAGTTGCAAGCTATAAGATGTATTCTGTTGAAGGAAAAGTCAAAGGTTCTTTTAGGAAGAGCTTCAGATGGCTCAAGTATAAGTACACACAAGTTCTTTATGGATGGTGA